The genomic DNA ACGTGGCCCACCGGATCGATGCGCACGAGCACGAGGGCGTCGGAGCGCTCCCCGTACGTCTCCCAGTTGTCCGAGCCCACCAGCAGCACGTAGAACGGCTCCATCTGGGAATCGGAGGGGGCGAGAACGCTGCTCAACTCGCTTTGCTCCTGAGCGTCGAGCGCCATGTTGCTTGCGAGGCTGCTCGTGTACCAAGCGCCGTACGCGGCGACGCCGCCCACGAGCACCACGACGACGGCGAGCGCGATAAGCGCCGCCCGCTTCAGCTTGGTGTGCTTCTTGCGCTTCTTGCGCACGCGCACGATCTCGTCAGCTTGCGAAGCGTAGCCGTAGTTCGCCGGTCGCTGGTTTGGATACGGCGTCTGCCCCGTCGGGCGCGAAGCGTACCCACCGCCCTGCGGATAAGGCCGGCTGCCATGGGGAGCCTGACCGAAACCGTCCGCAGGAGGTTGCCCATAGGCGTGAGAACCTCCGCGCGAAGCGGAGGCACCATGGCGACCCGAAGCCGTCTGTCTGTTGTTGTCGTCGAATCCCATAGGGAAAATGCGTTTCCTAACCGTCCGTCTCGCTCGTCGCGAATCTCTTCAACACTCAATTGAGCCGGAGCGCTCGTCTGTTCCGTCCTCATGATAATAGCACGGTTTCAGTTTAGCAACAGAAAAATCGGTCTTCGGTGAAGCCCCCCCCCCCCCCGAGTTTTTTCGTTTTCCCACGTCAACGGCAAAGTAAAGCAGTGTAAATTCTAAGTGGGAAGCTCCTTGGACATCAGATGAACATAAGGGGCTGCAGACGTTTGAAAGCCTACCGATCACGTTAAAAAACAGTCCGTTTTGATGGATTTCGGTACATATTCTCAGTCAATTTTTACATTTTCCTTTACTTTCCTCACCGACGGCTGGCATAATGGTCAGTCGCTTTACACGAAATTCTTTCCTGTTTCTTTTCGCGCAATGCCAACGAATCAGAAAGCGGCTCGAGTCAAGCGCAATGCACGCCGCAGGAGCGGGTGCGACCGAAAAGCGCGCATCGAGCGCGCACGAAGAGAAACGGAAACGAATAATGCAGAATTTCGCCGACCTCGGCTTGTCCGAGGCTGCCCTTGCCGCCGTCGAGCGCCTGGGCTACGAGAACCCCACCCCTGTGCAGCTGCAGGCCATCCCGTTGGTCCTGGAAGGCCGCGACCTCATCGCCGCCGCCAGCACCGGCACGGGTAAGACCGCCGCGTTCCTGCTGCCCATCCTGAGCACCCTGCCGCGCGGCAAGAGGGGCAAGCGCGCGCCCCGCGTGCTGGTGGTCAGCCCCACCCGTGAGCTGGCGCAGCAGATCTCGCAGACGTGCATGCAGATCACCCGCAAGACGGGGCACTACGTGACCACCGTGTTCGGCGGTACGCCCTACGGCCCCCAGATCAACGAGATCCGACGTGGCACCGACGTGCTCATCGCCACGCCCGGCCGCCTGAACGACCTCATGAACAAAGGCGTCGTTGACCTCGGCGGCATCAAGTCCCTCGTGCTGGACGAAGCGGACCGCATGCTTGACATGGGCTTCCTGCCCGCCGTCACCACCATCGTAGACGCCACCCCCGCCGATCGCCAGACGCTGCTCTTCTCGGCCACCATCGACCACTCCATCCAGAAGAACCTGGGCTCGCTGCTGAACGACCCGGCCGTCGTGGAAATCGCCCGCAACGGCGAGACCGCCCAGACGGTCGAGCAGTTCATGATGCCCATCGCCAATTTCAAGAAGCCCGAGCTTCTGCAGGCGCTGCTGGAGGAGAAGGGCTCCGACCGCGTGATCGTGTTCGCGCGCACGAAGAACCGCACCGAGGATTGCGCCGAGGCACTGTGCGACGCAGGCTACCGTGCCGAGTCCATCCACTCGGACAAGTCGCAGGGCCAGCGCAAGCGCGCCCTCGACAACTTCCGTCGCGGCCGCACGTCAATCCTCGTGGCGACCGACGTGCTGGCGCGCGGCATCGACGTGCCCGACGTGGATCACGTCATCAACTTCGACCTGCCCGACATGCCCGAGGACTACGTGCACCGCATCGGCCGCACGGGTCGCGCCGGAGAGCAGGGCTTCGCGGTCTCGTTCGTCACGCGCGAGTCGCGCCGCACGATGAGCGACATCGAGAAGCTCATCGGCAAGAACGTGCCCCTCATGGAGCTCGAGACCTACGAGCTGGACATGACCGTGCTGGAAAAGGGCAAGAAGGGCGCTCCGAAAAAGGG from Eggerthella lenta DSM 2243 includes the following:
- a CDS encoding DEAD/DEAH box helicase, whose product is MQNFADLGLSEAALAAVERLGYENPTPVQLQAIPLVLEGRDLIAAASTGTGKTAAFLLPILSTLPRGKRGKRAPRVLVVSPTRELAQQISQTCMQITRKTGHYVTTVFGGTPYGPQINEIRRGTDVLIATPGRLNDLMNKGVVDLGGIKSLVLDEADRMLDMGFLPAVTTIVDATPADRQTLLFSATIDHSIQKNLGSLLNDPAVVEIARNGETAQTVEQFMMPIANFKKPELLQALLEEKGSDRVIVFARTKNRTEDCAEALCDAGYRAESIHSDKSQGQRKRALDNFRRGRTSILVATDVLARGIDVPDVDHVINFDLPDMPEDYVHRIGRTGRAGEQGFAVSFVTRESRRTMSDIEKLIGKNVPLMELETYELDMTVLEKGKKGAPKKGGYKGNKGSGRPAGAKRSDKRGGEKRDFERRSDSRAEGRSDNRPGRGKRAEGKRSFDGAAKPDGPRSNNMDHAKRRLEMNEKKREKSAPNAKGAAKQNGSKKKAGVGGYNYSRFANN